Proteins from one Phyllobacterium zundukense genomic window:
- a CDS encoding zinc ribbon-containing protein gives MQRSLDSAVRQLNGQDLSDDEINTLARFVRAAFIIGNRDMESMARFAVKAVLIRRKSRAKTQL, from the coding sequence ATGCAGCGCTCCCTTGATTCGGCCGTCCGGCAGCTGAATGGCCAAGACTTGTCAGACGACGAAATCAATACGCTGGCACGTTTCGTGCGCGCCGCTTTCATCATCGGCAATCGGGATATGGAATCCATGGCGAGGTTTGCGGTAAAGGCAGTTCTCATACGGCGCAAGAGCCGCGCGAAGACCCAGCTCTGA
- a CDS encoding mechanosensitive ion channel family protein, whose translation MSTVVVFQAMTAKMRIVFALSCVAFLSLAGVSQAQTVATEPPPKKVEELLKLLDDPEIKAWIAAKGAPPPAAAEEVSVAPSASDFMQWSNAIRAHLRGLVQAIPAVPGEFAGARSTIMTEINGRRPGAVLVLFAAFAALGFGAEFVFRRILGRARRKMAVPAATEADTPKRHHVIGRSIFAAMAPLVVFALASIGAFHAFTWPPLLAMLVLPMLVALIAWRVIMRLAAISLGIDRKTADGGEIPARLIPMDDVQAAFWYRRVALFTGIFFTGWAAAGMMTALNFTPNVRSLIVYALGLGLLAVALEAVWNRPEAPVASRAYRAKEWLLTLYLCVLWSLWVAGMSLAFWIGVYAIILPPILRTTSTIVKSFFAGPDDAPKARNPVLEVLLERGARVIIIILAVAWLGAVIRFRTIGLMEDEAASRMIRGVLGGVVILLAADLIWHMLKGLINGRIERARIEGGDEAALARSGRLMTLLPILRNFLAVLIAAVAVMMVLSGLGVAIGPLIAGAGIFGVAIGFGSQALVRDIISGIFYMTDDAFRVGEYIQSGSYKGTVESFSIRSVKLRHHRGPIFTVPFGTLGAVQNMSRDWVIDKFLISVSYDTDIAKVKKLVKAVGAELLQDPEFGPQIIETVKMKGVEAFGDYGINLSFAMMTKPGHQSTIRRRAYAMIREAFGANGIGFASPTVQVAGNEDHTANVAAAATNDAIARKKAAEAAKLQEN comes from the coding sequence ATGAGTACTGTAGTAGTGTTTCAAGCCATGACCGCCAAAATGCGCATCGTGTTCGCATTGAGCTGTGTTGCTTTCCTGAGCCTTGCCGGAGTTTCGCAGGCGCAGACGGTGGCGACAGAGCCGCCACCCAAAAAGGTCGAAGAGCTGCTGAAGCTGCTGGATGATCCCGAAATCAAAGCATGGATCGCCGCCAAGGGGGCACCACCGCCTGCGGCGGCGGAAGAGGTTTCCGTTGCGCCATCGGCAAGCGACTTCATGCAATGGTCGAACGCCATCCGGGCACACTTGCGCGGCCTCGTACAGGCCATTCCGGCCGTTCCCGGCGAGTTTGCCGGGGCGCGCTCGACGATCATGACGGAAATCAACGGCCGACGTCCGGGAGCGGTCCTGGTGCTCTTCGCTGCGTTTGCTGCGCTCGGTTTCGGCGCCGAATTTGTCTTCCGGCGTATTCTCGGCCGCGCGCGCCGGAAAATGGCGGTGCCGGCCGCAACTGAGGCAGATACGCCCAAACGGCATCACGTAATCGGCCGATCGATTTTCGCCGCTATGGCACCGCTGGTGGTCTTTGCTTTGGCCAGTATCGGTGCGTTCCACGCATTTACGTGGCCGCCCCTCCTGGCCATGCTTGTCCTTCCGATGCTGGTCGCGCTGATTGCCTGGCGCGTGATCATGCGGTTGGCGGCCATTTCGCTCGGAATCGACCGCAAAACGGCTGATGGCGGCGAGATTCCGGCGCGTCTCATTCCGATGGATGATGTGCAGGCCGCGTTCTGGTATCGCCGCGTTGCCTTGTTCACCGGCATCTTTTTCACAGGTTGGGCGGCAGCCGGCATGATGACCGCGCTCAATTTTACACCCAACGTCAGGAGCCTGATCGTCTACGCACTCGGCCTTGGCCTGTTGGCGGTGGCGCTGGAAGCCGTCTGGAACCGGCCGGAAGCCCCCGTTGCGTCCCGGGCCTACCGCGCCAAGGAGTGGCTGCTCACGCTCTATCTATGCGTACTTTGGTCATTATGGGTTGCCGGCATGAGCCTGGCTTTCTGGATCGGCGTCTATGCCATCATCTTGCCTCCTATTTTGAGGACGACCAGCACAATCGTGAAGTCCTTCTTCGCCGGCCCCGATGATGCGCCAAAAGCCAGGAACCCGGTCCTTGAAGTCCTTCTGGAGCGGGGAGCAAGGGTGATCATCATCATACTTGCAGTCGCCTGGCTCGGCGCGGTCATTCGTTTTCGCACAATCGGTTTGATGGAGGACGAGGCCGCGAGCCGCATGATTCGCGGCGTGCTGGGCGGCGTGGTGATCCTGCTCGCCGCAGATCTGATCTGGCATATGCTCAAAGGTCTCATCAACGGTCGTATTGAACGAGCCCGGATCGAAGGCGGCGATGAAGCTGCACTGGCCCGCAGCGGGCGGCTTATGACCTTGCTGCCGATTCTGCGCAATTTTCTTGCTGTGCTCATCGCTGCGGTTGCCGTGATGATGGTCCTGTCCGGTCTTGGCGTGGCAATCGGCCCGTTGATCGCGGGCGCCGGCATTTTCGGCGTCGCCATCGGCTTCGGCTCGCAGGCTCTGGTCAGGGACATCATCAGCGGCATCTTCTACATGACCGACGACGCCTTTCGGGTGGGAGAATATATCCAGAGCGGCAGCTACAAGGGCACAGTCGAATCCTTCAGTATCCGTTCCGTGAAATTGCGGCACCATCGCGGTCCGATCTTCACCGTGCCATTCGGCACGTTGGGTGCCGTGCAGAACATGAGCCGTGACTGGGTCATCGACAAATTCCTCATTTCGGTCAGCTACGACACAGATATCGCCAAGGTCAAAAAGCTGGTGAAAGCGGTCGGCGCCGAACTGCTGCAGGATCCGGAATTCGGCCCGCAGATCATCGAGACCGTCAAGATGAAGGGCGTCGAGGCTTTCGGCGACTACGGTATCAATCTGAGCTTCGCCATGATGACAAAACCGGGGCATCAGTCCACGATCCGCCGCCGCGCCTATGCCATGATCAGGGAAGCGTTCGGAGCCAATGGCATCGGCTTTGCGTCACCGACAGTACAAGTTGCCGGCAATGAGGATCATACGGCAAATGTCGCCGCGGCAGCCACAAACGACGCGATAGCACGCAAGAAGGCTGCCGAAGCCGCAAAGCTGCAGGAGAATTGA
- a CDS encoding VOC family protein, which translates to MIKITQHLWFEKDMEAAIGFYTSLIPGSSVDWISALPADSPSGPAGSVRIAAFTLGDQRYMAIEAGPLDPFNHSFSIIAECETQAEIDRLWDALKEGGSTEQCGWLKDRWGLSWQITPKRLAELMGDPDPAKAKRVAEAMLGMVKFDIAGLEAAANC; encoded by the coding sequence ATGATCAAGATCACTCAGCATCTCTGGTTCGAGAAAGATATGGAAGCCGCCATCGGCTTCTACACATCCCTGATTCCCGGCTCATCGGTCGACTGGATATCCGCTTTGCCTGCTGACAGCCCGAGCGGGCCAGCGGGCAGCGTCAGGATCGCTGCCTTCACGCTCGGCGACCAGCGCTATATGGCGATCGAGGCCGGTCCCCTCGATCCGTTCAACCACAGTTTCTCGATCATTGCCGAATGCGAAACCCAAGCGGAGATCGACCGTCTATGGGACGCGCTGAAGGAGGGCGGCTCGACGGAGCAATGCGGCTGGTTGAAAGATCGCTGGGGCCTCTCCTGGCAGATAACGCCGAAGCGGCTCGCTGAGCTCATGGGCGACCCCGACCCCGCCAAGGCCAAGCGAGTTGCCGAAGCGATGCTCGGCATGGTGAAGTTCGATATCGCAGGTCTGGAGGCGGCGGCGAATTGTTGA
- a CDS encoding GNAT family N-acetyltransferase: MIETDRLLLRPLLIGDFETYKSVWVNKPVTDGSPGHPQLSEEDIWYRLLRWIGHWATFDFGPFAVVDRISGAVIGEVGLAHFHRGHGASYDGYPEAMWRVEYSRNGRGIATEAMQAVFVWFDSRRISNRTVCMIDTWNDTSKSVAARLGFKMFKATTYRGNPVELFERVSDPD; the protein is encoded by the coding sequence ATGATTGAAACAGACCGTCTGCTCCTGCGTCCGCTGCTCATCGGCGATTTTGAAACCTACAAGAGCGTGTGGGTGAACAAGCCGGTGACGGATGGTTCTCCCGGTCACCCGCAACTGAGCGAGGAAGATATCTGGTATCGGTTGCTGCGCTGGATCGGACACTGGGCAACGTTTGACTTCGGCCCATTTGCCGTTGTCGACCGTATATCTGGCGCGGTGATCGGCGAGGTGGGGCTGGCGCATTTTCATCGAGGTCACGGCGCCTCTTACGATGGTTATCCAGAGGCCATGTGGAGGGTGGAATATTCCCGGAACGGCCGGGGTATAGCAACCGAGGCGATGCAAGCCGTATTTGTCTGGTTCGACTCCAGGAGAATTTCAAACCGGACCGTTTGTATGATCGATACCTGGAACGATACCTCGAAAAGCGTCGCCGCACGCCTAGGCTTCAAAATGTTCAAAGCCACAACCTATCGCGGCAACCCTGTGGAGTTGTTCGAGAGAGTGTCCGATCCCGACTGA
- a CDS encoding autotransporter domain-containing protein — protein sequence MTLRKALRASTALTVVSVLGITATVSLSIFGEAKAQTWNGAGPDYGIGTNWTPNNVPDAAGETATFDDTGAAQSTVNLGGATYSLNSWVVNGGTTYSMENGTVNFLDAAGLTNNSTGGLGINANITGVGGVTQSGTSTLFLLGNNSYSGGTTVLSGIVEARGTGRLGTGAVNVGNAFGGASAELQLTNGFDAQSLFITNHATGNTVFNGGTAGGATIRNSEGGGTTFMNNSTAGSATITNDISANQPSVTLFSDTSTAGSARFFLPGGDVRFQDNSTAGNAILTGTATIVFQQNATGGNANISLESFTGLIQFLDNSTAGAATILNDTGSQIRFDGAGTSAGTATITNSGSSILPAVQNSTTIFDTTSTAGNATIINISDGRTQFLASSNAGSARIENNVGGGTFFEGTSSGNSAQLVTVGTGFVDFSRSASAANTAGSIEGSGELRLGAIDFTVGSNNLSTTYSGVIQDGGTNGGTGASLTKTGTGTLTLSGINTYTGDTTVNQGTLSVNGTIGDVDVMSGATLGGIGTVGNAVVASGATIAPGNSIGTLNVAGNLTLAAGSVYSVELAGSGASDMIAASGVATLQGGSVSVTALDPQTSYQTGQVYRILTAQGGVSGAFDPNVLSNSAFLSATIANTANAVDLTIAVATTPNPPNPPGPPPVFVTAAQTRNQLATAGALDTLVQSGSSLALYNSLLVLDAVTAREAFDSLSGEIYASAKTALIEDSRFIRDAAINRVRSSFGGVATAAVPVMAYGEGGPELAPATTDKFGVWGTGFGNWGSTDSDGNAASLDRTTGGFVVGADALVWENWRLGLLAGYSRTSFDVDDRSSSGDSDNYHLGIYGGTQWGNLGFRAGAAYTWSNIDTDRSVVFPGFSEDLSADYDAGTAQVFGELGYRIDTSRVAFEPFANLAYVNFRSDSFSESGGAAALSASSETTDTTFTTLGLRASTDFTLGSMSATARGMLGWRHAFDDVTPQSRLAFTGSDAFTISGVPIDQDAFVVEAGLDLKITHSATLGLAYNGQFGSKAQDNGFKADLSFKF from the coding sequence ATGACTCTACGCAAAGCTTTGCGCGCATCGACTGCGCTGACCGTGGTTTCGGTTCTCGGCATAACCGCCACGGTCTCCCTCTCGATTTTCGGCGAAGCAAAGGCGCAGACGTGGAATGGGGCGGGACCGGACTATGGTATCGGGACAAACTGGACGCCGAACAATGTTCCGGACGCTGCCGGAGAGACTGCCACGTTCGATGATACCGGCGCAGCCCAGTCAACGGTAAATCTTGGGGGAGCCACTTATTCGTTGAACAGCTGGGTAGTCAACGGCGGCACCACCTACTCGATGGAAAACGGCACCGTAAACTTTCTTGATGCTGCGGGTTTGACGAACAACTCGACCGGCGGCCTGGGGATAAATGCAAACATTACCGGTGTCGGCGGCGTAACGCAGAGTGGCACGTCTACGCTCTTTCTTCTCGGCAACAATAGCTATAGTGGCGGGACGACCGTACTTTCAGGAATAGTTGAAGCAAGGGGAACTGGCAGGCTTGGCACTGGTGCTGTGAACGTCGGGAATGCGTTCGGCGGTGCCTCCGCCGAGCTGCAATTGACCAATGGGTTCGATGCTCAATCACTGTTTATTACCAACCATGCCACGGGCAACACAGTTTTCAATGGCGGGACGGCGGGCGGCGCCACTATCAGAAACAGTGAGGGTGGTGGCACTACCTTCATGAACAATAGCACCGCCGGTAGTGCCACGATTACCAACGATATTAGCGCCAACCAGCCAAGTGTCACGTTGTTCAGCGATACCAGCACGGCCGGTAGCGCGAGGTTTTTTCTGCCCGGCGGTGATGTTCGGTTTCAGGATAACAGCACGGCAGGCAACGCAATCCTAACCGGAACTGCAACAATCGTATTCCAGCAGAATGCGACCGGTGGTAACGCCAACATCAGTCTCGAGTCCTTCACCGGGTTGATTCAATTTCTGGACAACAGCACGGCGGGCGCGGCCACGATTTTGAATGATACCGGCAGCCAAATTCGGTTTGACGGCGCAGGGACGTCTGCCGGGACGGCCACGATCACCAACAGCGGCTCCTCTATTCTACCGGCCGTCCAGAATTCGACAACGATATTCGACACGACCAGCACGGCAGGCAACGCCACGATCATCAACATAAGTGATGGTCGAACACAGTTCCTCGCCAGTAGTAACGCCGGAAGCGCCAGGATTGAAAACAATGTCGGTGGCGGCACGTTTTTTGAAGGCACCAGCAGCGGCAACAGCGCACAGCTCGTTACGGTCGGCACCGGTTTCGTAGACTTCTCGCGAAGCGCTTCTGCCGCGAATACTGCCGGCTCCATCGAGGGCAGCGGTGAGTTGCGGCTCGGTGCGATTGATTTCACTGTCGGCTCGAACAATCTGTCGACCACATATTCCGGTGTGATCCAGGACGGCGGCACCAATGGCGGCACGGGCGCATCGCTGACCAAGACCGGTACAGGAACCCTGACGCTATCCGGTATCAATACTTATACAGGCGACACGACGGTCAATCAGGGCACGCTTTCCGTCAACGGCACAATCGGCGATGTCGACGTGATGAGCGGTGCGACGCTCGGCGGTATCGGTACGGTCGGCAATGCGGTTGTGGCCTCCGGTGCTACCATTGCTCCGGGCAATTCGATCGGCACGCTGAACGTCGCCGGAAACCTCACCCTTGCTGCCGGTTCGGTCTACAGTGTCGAACTCGCAGGCTCGGGTGCGTCGGATATGATCGCAGCTTCCGGCGTTGCAACCTTGCAGGGTGGTTCGGTGTCGGTCACCGCACTTGACCCGCAGACCAGCTATCAGACTGGACAGGTCTACAGGATCTTGACTGCTCAGGGCGGGGTCAGCGGAGCATTCGATCCGAATGTGCTGAGCAATTCCGCATTTTTGAGCGCGACGATTGCGAATACGGCCAACGCCGTGGATCTTACCATTGCAGTCGCAACAACGCCCAATCCGCCTAACCCACCCGGTCCTCCTCCGGTGTTCGTGACCGCCGCGCAAACCCGCAACCAGCTGGCGACGGCCGGTGCTCTCGATACTCTGGTTCAAAGCGGCAGTTCTTTGGCGCTCTATAACAGCCTTCTCGTGCTCGATGCCGTCACGGCGCGCGAAGCATTCGATTCATTGTCGGGCGAGATTTACGCTTCGGCGAAGACAGCTTTGATCGAGGACAGCCGTTTCATCCGCGATGCTGCGATCAACAGGGTTCGCAGTTCCTTTGGCGGTGTGGCTACCGCCGCGGTACCGGTCATGGCCTATGGCGAAGGCGGCCCGGAACTCGCTCCTGCAACAACCGACAAATTCGGCGTATGGGGAACAGGCTTCGGCAATTGGGGTTCGACCGACAGCGATGGCAACGCTGCATCCCTTGATCGTACGACTGGCGGTTTTGTCGTTGGAGCCGACGCACTTGTCTGGGAAAACTGGCGTCTCGGCTTGCTTGCCGGATATAGCCGCACATCGTTCGATGTCGATGATCGTTCGTCGTCGGGAGACAGCGACAATTATCATCTCGGCATCTATGGCGGCACACAGTGGGGTAATCTCGGCTTCCGTGCAGGTGCAGCCTATACGTGGAGCAATATCGATACCGATCGCTCGGTAGTGTTCCCGGGTTTTTCCGAGGATCTCAGCGCCGACTATGACGCCGGAACCGCCCAGGTCTTCGGTGAACTTGGCTACCGCATCGATACCAGCCGCGTCGCATTCGAACCTTTCGCCAATCTCGCCTACGTGAACTTCCGGAGCGACTCCTTCTCCGAATCCGGTGGCGCAGCGGCACTGTCCGCATCGAGCGAAACGACCGACACGACTTTCACCACGTTGGGTCTGCGGGCATCCACAGATTTCACGCTGGGAAGCATGTCGGCGACGGCCCGCGGCATGCTGGGCTGGCGCCATGCATTCGATGACGTAACGCCGCAATCCCGCCTCGCCTTCACTGGAAGCGACGCTTTCACGATATCAGGCGTGCCAATCGACCAGGACGCGTTCGTGGTCGAGGCCGGTCTTGATCTCAAGATCACGCATAGCGCGACGCTTGGACTGGCTTATAATGGCCAGTTTGGCAGCAAGGCGCAGGACAATGGATTCAAGGCCGACCTTTCGTTCAAGTTCTAA
- a CDS encoding membrane-anchored protein — MTASFAETKLLLFRRLKYILRRPKPPVMPVPFAGPVVVVGSAPVSHKPIDFDETFRVITINGSQAVTRKWGITVPDVTLMQYRQLDGTNTNAVEVRRVLKGERTGTLYVLLWRKGLASLNEHLKAFDYRYDRVQIVNRYERIALVERICGLKVLELDAISKCSNGVIAVLFALLNGATAVIISGINPQSTGHVYNQENLSRLHVEMDSEILLTLLRKGYPVYTADPEVAKSIGLPLWEGSARSNSAPVSHYRGT, encoded by the coding sequence ATGACCGCTTCATTTGCGGAAACCAAGCTGCTTCTGTTCCGGAGGCTCAAATACATACTCCGCCGCCCGAAGCCTCCAGTGATGCCGGTCCCCTTTGCCGGACCAGTCGTGGTTGTTGGCTCGGCTCCGGTTTCTCACAAGCCTATCGATTTTGATGAAACATTTCGTGTGATCACCATCAATGGTTCTCAGGCAGTGACCCGGAAATGGGGCATAACGGTGCCCGACGTTACGCTTATGCAGTACAGGCAACTCGATGGCACGAACACGAATGCGGTCGAGGTTCGTCGTGTTCTCAAGGGTGAGCGCACGGGCACGCTCTACGTGCTGTTGTGGCGCAAGGGACTGGCGAGCCTCAACGAGCACCTTAAAGCGTTTGACTATCGCTATGACAGGGTTCAGATCGTAAACCGCTATGAGCGGATTGCGCTGGTGGAAAGAATCTGCGGGCTGAAGGTGCTCGAACTGGACGCGATCTCCAAATGCTCGAATGGGGTGATCGCGGTACTCTTCGCGCTGTTGAACGGCGCCACAGCCGTCATCATCAGCGGAATCAACCCGCAATCGACCGGACATGTCTATAACCAGGAAAATTTGTCCCGGCTTCATGTCGAGATGGACAGCGAAATATTGTTGACGCTGCTGCGTAAGGGATATCCGGTTTATACGGCGGACCCCGAAGTAGCAAAATCAATAGGGTTGCCGCTATGGGAAGGCAGCGCACGAAGCAATTCCGCACCTGTCTCGCATTACCGCGGAACATAA
- a CDS encoding MerR family transcriptional regulator, protein MDKSPDAFRTISEVAEDLDLPQHVLRFWETRFTHIKPMKRGGGRRYYRPLDVDLLKGIRHLLYDQGYTIKGVQRLLRENGTQFIIALGSGDTAAAEAISQQKQASARQEEALAAEQDRVDADEEAAVMGTSKSAPQGRRLFGLIKGDDEGPVAADGKRLSKDNRTLLQETLFDLLECKRLLDQVR, encoded by the coding sequence ATGGACAAGAGTCCCGACGCATTTAGAACCATCAGCGAAGTTGCAGAAGATCTCGATCTGCCCCAGCACGTCCTGCGTTTCTGGGAAACACGCTTCACGCATATCAAACCGATGAAACGTGGCGGCGGGCGCCGATATTACCGCCCGCTGGACGTGGATCTCCTGAAGGGGATCCGCCATCTGCTTTACGATCAAGGCTATACAATCAAGGGCGTGCAGCGGCTTCTCCGGGAAAACGGCACGCAGTTCATCATAGCGCTCGGCAGTGGCGACACTGCGGCCGCCGAAGCCATCAGCCAGCAAAAGCAGGCCTCGGCCCGTCAGGAAGAAGCGCTTGCCGCCGAGCAGGACCGCGTCGACGCCGACGAGGAGGCTGCCGTCATGGGAACGTCGAAATCCGCACCCCAGGGCAGACGTCTCTTCGGATTGATCAAGGGGGACGACGAGGGCCCGGTTGCCGCCGATGGCAAACGGCTCTCCAAGGACAATCGAACGCTTCTTCAGGAAACGCTGTTTGATCTGCTTGAATGCAAGCGTCTGCTTGATCAGGTCCGCTGA
- a CDS encoding integration host factor subunit alpha has protein sequence MGGKTITRADLAEAVYRKVGLSRTESASLVETILDEVCDAIVRGETVKLSSFATFQVRDKNERIGRNPKTGEEVPILPRRVMTFKASNVLKQRILRSHQTRKKKTA, from the coding sequence ATGGGGGGTAAGACCATTACGCGCGCTGATCTGGCTGAAGCGGTCTATCGCAAGGTAGGGCTTTCACGCACAGAATCAGCTTCGCTTGTCGAGACAATTCTCGACGAAGTGTGTGACGCAATTGTTCGTGGCGAGACCGTCAAATTGTCGTCTTTCGCCACGTTCCAGGTAAGAGATAAAAACGAACGCATCGGCCGCAACCCCAAGACGGGTGAAGAGGTGCCAATCCTGCCGCGCCGGGTCATGACGTTCAAGGCATCAAACGTGCTGAAGCAGCGAATTTTGCGCTCGCACCAGACGCGCAAGAAGAAAACAGCCTGA
- a CDS encoding beta-ketoacyl-ACP synthase III — protein sequence MIRSVVKGIGAAKPARLVKNADLEGIVETSDEWIVQRTGIRQRYIAGEGETTASLGETAARAALDNAGLTPDDIDLIILATSTPDNTFPASAVDIQARLGMTHGFAFDMQAVCSGFVYAMTTADLYIRGGMAKRVLVIGSETFSRILDWKDRTTCVLFGDGAGAVVLEAGEGRGLTSDRGVLTANLRSDGSHKQKLYVDGGPSTTQTVGHLRMEGREVFKHAVGMVTDVIEAAFSEAGITAADIDWFVPHQANKRIIDATAKKLDLPAGKVVITVDQHGNTSAASVPLALAAAVADGRIKQGDLVLLEAMGGGFTWGAVLLRW from the coding sequence ATGATCAGATCAGTTGTTAAAGGTATAGGGGCGGCCAAACCGGCACGCCTGGTCAAGAATGCTGATCTGGAAGGGATTGTCGAGACGAGCGACGAATGGATCGTACAGCGCACGGGTATCCGCCAGCGTTACATCGCTGGCGAGGGCGAGACGACGGCTTCGCTCGGCGAGACAGCGGCCCGGGCCGCGCTGGACAATGCCGGTCTCACGCCGGACGATATCGATCTCATCATCCTCGCTACTTCGACACCGGACAATACATTTCCAGCGTCTGCGGTCGATATCCAGGCACGTCTTGGCATGACGCACGGCTTTGCGTTCGACATGCAGGCGGTGTGCTCCGGCTTCGTCTATGCGATGACCACGGCCGATCTTTATATTCGCGGCGGCATGGCCAAACGCGTTCTGGTTATCGGATCGGAGACTTTTTCCCGTATCCTCGACTGGAAAGACCGCACGACATGCGTCTTGTTCGGGGATGGTGCGGGTGCTGTCGTTCTTGAAGCGGGTGAGGGCCGTGGCCTTACCTCGGATCGCGGCGTGCTCACCGCCAATCTGCGTTCCGATGGATCGCACAAACAGAAACTATATGTCGATGGTGGACCATCCACGACGCAGACGGTCGGGCATTTGCGCATGGAGGGCCGTGAGGTGTTCAAGCATGCCGTCGGCATGGTTACCGACGTCATCGAAGCGGCGTTTTCCGAGGCAGGAATTACTGCTGCGGACATTGATTGGTTCGTCCCGCACCAGGCCAACAAGCGCATCATCGACGCCACGGCGAAGAAGCTCGATCTTCCTGCCGGGAAGGTCGTCATCACTGTCGACCAACACGGAAATACATCAGCCGCTTCAGTACCCTTAGCTCTTGCGGCGGCTGTCGCCGACGGCCGGATCAAGCAAGGCGATCTCGTCCTTCTCGAAGCCATGGGTGGGGGGTTTACGTGGGGTGCAGTTCTGCTACGGTGGTAG
- the plsX gene encoding phosphate acyltransferase PlsX has translation MIRISIDAMGGDFGPSIVIPGMATALERHPDIRFVIFGREEEVQPHLAKYQALSNASTFHHCDVAVRMDEKPSQALRNGRWKSSMWRSIEAVKTGEADVCVSAGNTGALMAMSKFCLRTMANVERPAIAGIWPTLRGESIVLDIGATIGADAQQLVDYAVMGAAMARSLFDIERPTIGLLNVGVEEIKGQDDVKDAARILREIPLPSLEYYGFVEGDDIGKGTVDVVVTEGFTGNIALKAAEGTAKQYAQYLREAMSRTLMAKIGYIFARGAFNRLREKLDPRKTNGGVFLGLNGVVIKSHGGTDALGFASAIDVGYDMAHNKLLDKIAADLTHFHKGPVGVAFKDEAGNDAEAEIQQEVK, from the coding sequence GTGATCAGAATTTCCATTGATGCCATGGGCGGTGATTTCGGTCCATCGATCGTCATTCCCGGCATGGCAACGGCGCTGGAGCGCCATCCTGATATCAGGTTCGTAATTTTTGGACGGGAAGAAGAAGTCCAGCCGCACCTGGCGAAGTATCAGGCATTGTCCAACGCCTCGACCTTCCACCATTGCGATGTCGCTGTGCGCATGGACGAGAAGCCGAGCCAGGCTTTGCGCAACGGCCGCTGGAAATCTTCCATGTGGCGTTCGATCGAGGCCGTAAAGACGGGCGAGGCGGATGTCTGCGTTTCCGCCGGCAATACCGGCGCGCTCATGGCGATGTCGAAGTTCTGCCTGCGTACGATGGCAAATGTCGAGCGGCCCGCGATCGCAGGCATTTGGCCGACCTTGCGTGGTGAAAGCATTGTGCTCGATATAGGCGCGACTATCGGCGCCGATGCGCAGCAACTCGTGGACTACGCTGTGATGGGAGCCGCCATGGCGCGCTCACTTTTTGACATCGAGCGTCCCACGATTGGCCTTCTGAATGTCGGCGTGGAAGAGATCAAGGGGCAGGATGACGTCAAGGACGCGGCGCGTATCCTGCGCGAAATTCCGTTGCCCAGCCTCGAATATTACGGTTTCGTCGAGGGTGACGACATCGGCAAGGGCACGGTGGATGTCGTTGTCACTGAAGGGTTCACCGGGAATATCGCGCTCAAGGCAGCAGAAGGTACAGCCAAGCAATATGCGCAATATCTCCGCGAGGCCATGAGCCGCACGCTGATGGCGAAGATTGGCTATATTTTCGCCAGGGGGGCGTTCAACCGTCTGCGAGAAAAGCTTGACCCGCGCAAGACCAATGGCGGCGTATTCCTTGGCCTTAATGGTGTCGTCATCAAGAGCCATGGTGGAACCGACGCGCTGGGCTTTGCCTCCGCTATCGATGTTGGTTATGACATGGCTCACAACAAGCTTCTCGACAAGATCGCTGCGGATCTGACGCATTTCCACAAGGGTCCGGTCGGTGTGGCGTTCAAAGACGAAGCCGGCAACGACGCAGAAGCCGAAATACAACAGGAAGTTAAATGA